The following are encoded together in the Xanthomonas vesicatoria ATCC 35937 genome:
- a CDS encoding cytochrome c oxidase assembly factor Coa1 family protein, translating to MSLPPPLPGSPQRGVRAPDFWSRNWKWIVPGIGLALFLVLALVVGALVYVITGAVKSSDVYRGALHIARADTRVIHALGTPIDEAFLPDGSVSYVGPLGEAHFSVGLHGPRGQGSVQVDATRRHGRWTYQRLTFASTQAAPISLLPTAQPPPCPP from the coding sequence ATGTCACTTCCGCCCCCGCTTCCAGGGTCACCGCAACGCGGCGTGCGAGCGCCCGATTTCTGGAGCCGCAACTGGAAATGGATCGTGCCCGGTATCGGGTTGGCGCTGTTTCTGGTGTTGGCGTTGGTGGTCGGTGCGCTGGTCTACGTGATCACCGGCGCGGTGAAATCCAGCGATGTCTACCGCGGTGCGCTGCACATTGCGCGCGCCGATACACGGGTCATACACGCGCTGGGGACGCCGATCGACGAGGCGTTTCTGCCCGATGGCAGCGTCAGTTACGTCGGTCCACTAGGGGAGGCGCATTTCAGTGTTGGCCTGCACGGGCCGCGTGGGCAGGGCAGTGTGCAAGTGGACGCCACACGCAGGCACGGCCGCTGGACGTACCAGAGGCTGACATTCGCCAGCACACAGGCCGCCCCGATCAGTCTGTTGCCCACCGCGCAACCGCCACCCTGCCCACCATGA
- a CDS encoding DUF885 domain-containing protein — protein MKPLVVAVALVLGTALPVSQAPAQSQTTKAAPAQRPTPAWVQTSNGYAQILLNAQAPFQPEYASFFGVPGYDDHVVDLGPDNAARYRDAMRKARAALQAKLATERDANVRQDLQIMIGAAEQNIEGSELNERYLLPWSDAPEAVFSGLNGLLSDQTVPERRAKALDRLKRYVGLVPGSTPTTTLARQRYEEKLGNAALLQPTQREVEQALANVDTYVAGIGELFAKYKIAGADEALKAMSTQLKDYANWTRTKVLPKARKDTRLPEPLYAYQLKQVGIDIAPQQLIQRAQLEFMETRSAMRQLAPLVAKAKGVQGDDYVQVIRALKGNTIADDQLETHYRGVIDQIDPIIRQQRIVDVPNRPMQMRLGSAAESAAQPAPHFLPAPLIGNTGQQGQFVLPLGNPTADGGKKEQYDDFNFGSAAWTLSAHEGRPGHELQFTAMVERGVSLARSLFAFNSVNVEGWALYAEAEMVPYEPLDGQLIALQFRLLRAARAMLDPMLNLGLIDRERARQVLEDDVGLSPAMTRQELDRYTVRAPGQAGSYFYGYTRILELRMRTELALGKKFDRLAFNNFLLDQGLLPPDQLAKAVETQFIPAHAK, from the coding sequence ATGAAACCACTTGTCGTTGCTGTCGCGCTCGTTCTGGGCACCGCGTTGCCGGTGTCCCAAGCCCCGGCCCAGAGCCAGACGACCAAGGCCGCGCCGGCCCAACGCCCGACGCCGGCCTGGGTGCAGACCAGCAACGGCTATGCGCAGATCCTGCTCAACGCGCAGGCACCGTTCCAGCCCGAGTACGCCAGCTTCTTCGGCGTGCCTGGCTATGACGATCATGTCGTGGACCTGGGCCCGGACAACGCCGCGCGCTATCGCGATGCCATGCGCAAGGCGCGTGCCGCGTTGCAGGCCAAGCTGGCGACCGAGCGTGATGCCAACGTACGCCAGGACCTGCAGATCATGATCGGCGCGGCCGAGCAGAATATCGAAGGCAGCGAGCTCAACGAGCGCTATCTGCTGCCCTGGAGCGACGCCCCGGAGGCGGTCTTCAGCGGCCTCAATGGTCTGCTGTCCGACCAGACTGTGCCCGAGCGCCGCGCCAAGGCGCTGGACCGCCTCAAACGTTACGTTGGCCTGGTGCCGGGCAGCACGCCGACCACCACGCTGGCGCGCCAGCGCTACGAGGAAAAGCTGGGCAACGCCGCGTTGCTGCAGCCCACCCAGCGCGAAGTGGAGCAGGCGCTGGCCAATGTGGACACCTACGTCGCTGGCATCGGTGAGCTGTTCGCCAAGTACAAGATCGCCGGCGCCGACGAAGCGCTCAAGGCCATGTCCACCCAGCTCAAGGACTACGCCAATTGGACCCGCACCAAGGTACTGCCGAAGGCACGCAAGGACACCCGCTTGCCCGAGCCGCTTTACGCGTACCAGCTCAAGCAGGTGGGCATCGATATCGCCCCGCAACAGTTGATCCAGCGCGCGCAACTGGAGTTCATGGAAACCCGCTCGGCGATGCGCCAGTTGGCCCCGCTGGTGGCCAAGGCCAAGGGCGTACAAGGCGATGACTACGTGCAGGTAATCCGCGCGCTCAAGGGCAACACCATCGCCGACGACCAGCTGGAAACCCATTACCGCGGCGTGATCGACCAGATCGACCCGATCATCCGTCAGCAGCGCATCGTCGATGTGCCTAACCGTCCGATGCAGATGCGCCTGGGCAGTGCCGCCGAAAGCGCCGCACAACCGGCGCCGCACTTCCTGCCCGCACCGCTGATCGGTAACACCGGCCAGCAGGGCCAGTTCGTGCTGCCGCTGGGCAACCCGACCGCTGACGGCGGCAAGAAGGAGCAGTACGACGACTTCAATTTCGGCTCGGCCGCCTGGACGCTCAGCGCGCATGAAGGCCGCCCCGGTCACGAACTGCAGTTCACCGCCATGGTCGAACGCGGGGTCTCGCTGGCGCGCAGCCTGTTCGCCTTCAACTCGGTCAACGTCGAAGGCTGGGCGCTGTATGCCGAAGCCGAAATGGTGCCGTACGAGCCGCTCGACGGCCAGCTGATCGCCTTGCAGTTCCGCCTGCTGCGCGCTGCCCGCGCCATGCTCGACCCGATGCTCAACCTGGGCCTGATCGACCGCGAACGTGCGCGCCAGGTGCTCGAAGACGATGTCGGCCTTTCGCCGGCCATGACCCGCCAGGAACTGGACCGCTACACCGTCCGCGCGCCCGGCCAGGCTGGCAGCTACTTCTACGGTTACACCCGCATCCTCGAATTGCGCATGCGCACCGAACTGGCCCTGGGCAAGAAGTTCGATCGCCTGGCCTTCAATAACTTCCTGCTCGACCAAGGCCTGCTGCCACCGGATCAGCTGGCCAAGGCGGTGGAGACGCAGTTCATTCCGGCGCACGCCAAATAG
- a CDS encoding S9 family peptidase — protein sequence MRALFAALALMLTTVPMAHAEKLTLEAITGPLPLSGPTLMKPKVAPDGSRVSFLRGKDSDRNQLDLWEYDIASGQTRLLVDSKVVLPGTETLSDVEKARRERQRIAALTGIVDYQWAPDAQALLFPLGGELYLYDLHKTGVAAVRQLTHGEGFATDAKLSPKGGFVSFVRARNLWVIDLASGKQLQLTGDGSDTIGNGVAEFVADEEMDRHTGYWWAPDDSAIAFARIDESQVPVQKRPEVYADHTEVVSQRYPQAGQPNVAVQLGVIAPRAGSAPKWIDLGKHPDIYLARVDWRDAQRLTFQRQSRDQKTLELIETTLASGKQRTLITETSPTWVPLTNDLRFLKDGRFVWNSERSGYEHLYVASEDGATLTPLTSGAWVVDALLAVDEQAGLVYFSGSKDSPTQTHIYAVPLAGGAIEKRSASRGTHAASFANNASVYVDTWSNTTTPPQIELFRANGEKIATLLKNDLADPQHPYARYRDAQRPIDFGTLTAADGKTPLHYRLTKPDNFDPGKRYPVIVYVYGGPAAQTVLDAWPSRGDALFDQYLAQRGYVVFSLDNRGTPRRGRDFGGALYGKQGTVEVDDQLKGVAWLKQQPWVDAKRIGVQGWSNGGYMTLMLLAKHSDAYACGVAGAPVTDWGLYDTHYTERYMDLPAGNADGYRNTRVATHLDGLHAKLLLIHGMADDNVLFTNSTALMSELQQRGTAFELMTYPGAKHGLSGTTALHRYKTAEAFIQRCLMP from the coding sequence ATGCGCGCCCTGTTCGCCGCCCTTGCCCTCATGCTCACCACCGTCCCCATGGCCCACGCCGAAAAACTCACCCTGGAGGCCATCACCGGCCCGTTGCCGCTGTCCGGCCCGACGCTGATGAAACCCAAGGTGGCTCCGGACGGCTCGCGCGTGAGCTTCCTGCGTGGCAAGGACAGCGACCGCAACCAGCTGGACCTGTGGGAATACGACATCGCCAGCGGCCAGACCCGCCTGCTGGTCGATTCCAAGGTGGTACTGCCCGGCACCGAGACCTTGAGCGATGTCGAAAAGGCCCGCCGCGAGCGCCAGCGCATCGCCGCGCTCACCGGCATCGTCGATTACCAGTGGGCGCCGGATGCGCAGGCGCTGTTGTTCCCGCTGGGTGGCGAGTTGTATCTGTACGACCTGCACAAGACCGGTGTCGCCGCAGTGCGCCAGCTCACCCACGGCGAAGGCTTCGCCACCGATGCCAAGCTCTCGCCCAAGGGCGGCTTTGTCAGCTTCGTGCGCGCGCGCAACCTATGGGTGATCGACCTGGCCAGCGGCAAGCAGCTGCAGCTCACCGGCGATGGCAGCGACACCATCGGTAACGGCGTGGCCGAGTTCGTCGCCGACGAAGAAATGGACCGCCACACCGGGTACTGGTGGGCGCCGGACGACTCGGCGATCGCGTTTGCGCGCATCGACGAATCGCAGGTGCCGGTGCAAAAGCGCCCGGAAGTCTATGCCGACCACACCGAGGTGGTCAGCCAGCGTTACCCGCAGGCCGGGCAGCCGAACGTGGCCGTGCAACTGGGCGTGATCGCGCCGCGCGCCGGTTCCGCGCCGAAGTGGATCGACCTGGGAAAGCACCCGGACATCTACCTGGCGCGCGTGGATTGGCGCGATGCGCAGCGGCTGACCTTCCAGCGGCAATCGCGCGACCAAAAGACCCTCGAGCTGATCGAAACCACGTTGGCCAGCGGCAAGCAACGCACGCTGATCACCGAGACATCGCCGACCTGGGTGCCGCTGACCAACGATCTACGGTTTCTCAAGGACGGCCGCTTTGTCTGGAACTCCGAACGTAGCGGTTACGAACACCTGTACGTCGCCTCCGAAGACGGCGCCACGCTCACGCCGCTGACGTCCGGGGCCTGGGTGGTGGATGCGCTACTGGCCGTCGACGAGCAGGCTGGCCTGGTGTACTTCTCCGGCAGCAAGGACTCGCCCACGCAGACCCACATCTACGCGGTGCCACTGGCTGGCGGCGCGATCGAAAAACGCTCGGCATCCCGTGGCACCCATGCGGCCAGCTTCGCCAACAACGCCAGCGTGTATGTCGACACTTGGTCCAACACCACCACACCGCCGCAGATCGAGCTGTTTCGCGCAAATGGCGAAAAGATCGCCACCTTGCTCAAGAACGACCTGGCCGATCCGCAACATCCGTATGCCAGATACCGCGATGCGCAGCGCCCGATCGATTTCGGCACGCTCACCGCAGCCGATGGCAAGACGCCCTTGCACTATCGGCTGACCAAGCCGGACAACTTCGACCCGGGCAAGCGTTACCCGGTCATCGTCTACGTGTATGGCGGCCCCGCTGCACAAACCGTGCTCGATGCCTGGCCCAGCCGTGGCGATGCGTTGTTCGATCAATATCTTGCCCAGCGTGGCTATGTGGTGTTTTCGCTGGATAACCGCGGCACCCCGCGACGCGGCCGCGACTTTGGTGGCGCGCTATACGGCAAGCAGGGCACGGTGGAAGTGGACGACCAGTTGAAGGGCGTGGCCTGGCTCAAGCAGCAACCCTGGGTCGATGCCAAGCGCATCGGCGTGCAGGGCTGGTCCAACGGCGGCTACATGACGCTGATGCTCCTGGCCAAGCACAGCGATGCCTATGCCTGCGGCGTGGCCGGCGCACCGGTCACCGATTGGGGCCTGTACGACACCCACTACACCGAGCGTTACATGGACCTGCCGGCCGGCAATGCCGATGGCTATCGCAACACGCGCGTCGCCACCCATCTGGACGGCCTGCATGCCAAGTTGCTGTTGATCCACGGCATGGCCGACGACAACGTGCTGTTCACCAACTCCACCGCGCTGATGAGCGAGTTGCAGCAACGCGGCACCGCATTCGAGTTGATGACCTATCCAGGCGCAAAGCATGGCCTGTCCGGCACCACGGCATTACATCGTTACAAGACCGCAGAAGCCTTCATTCAGCGCTGTTTGATGCCGTAA
- the hemB gene encoding porphobilinogen synthase: MAHPHYRPRRMRHDAFSRRLMRENTLTTDDLIWPVFVHELSGRAPIASMPGVERLSLDELLREAENALELGIPVIDLFPVIDPAGKSLDAAEAWNPDGLAQRAVRALKSRFPELGVMTDVALDPYTTHGQDGIIDDTGYVLNEITVEALVKQSLSHAQAGVDIISPSDMMDGRIGAIRRALDAQDHLNVRIMAYSAKYASAFYGPFRDAVGSAGNLGKADKTTYQMDPANGDEAMREIALDLEEGADMVMVKPGMPYLDVVRRVKEEFRVPTFAYQVSGEYAMLKAAAANGWLDERKCVLEALMAFKRAGADGVLTYFAPQVARWLREG, from the coding sequence ATGGCCCATCCGCACTATCGTCCTCGCCGCATGCGCCACGACGCGTTTTCGCGTCGGTTGATGCGCGAAAACACGCTGACCACCGATGACCTGATCTGGCCGGTGTTCGTGCATGAGTTGTCCGGCCGCGCGCCCATCGCCTCGATGCCGGGCGTGGAGAGGCTGTCGCTGGATGAGTTGCTGCGCGAGGCGGAAAACGCGCTGGAACTGGGCATCCCGGTGATCGATCTGTTCCCGGTGATCGACCCGGCCGGCAAGAGTCTGGATGCCGCCGAGGCCTGGAATCCGGACGGCCTGGCGCAACGTGCGGTGCGCGCGCTCAAATCGCGCTTCCCGGAGCTAGGGGTCATGACCGACGTGGCGCTGGATCCGTACACCACGCACGGCCAGGACGGCATCATCGATGACACCGGCTATGTGCTCAACGAGATCACCGTCGAGGCGCTGGTCAAGCAATCGTTGTCGCATGCGCAGGCCGGCGTGGACATCATTTCGCCGTCGGACATGATGGACGGCCGCATCGGCGCGATCCGACGTGCGCTGGATGCGCAGGATCACCTCAACGTGCGCATCATGGCGTATTCGGCCAAGTACGCCTCGGCGTTTTACGGCCCGTTCCGCGATGCGGTGGGCAGCGCCGGCAATCTGGGCAAGGCCGACAAGACCACCTACCAGATGGATCCGGCCAACGGCGACGAGGCCATGCGCGAGATCGCGCTGGATCTGGAAGAAGGCGCGGACATGGTGATGGTCAAGCCAGGCATGCCGTACCTGGATGTGGTGCGCCGGGTGAAGGAAGAGTTTCGCGTGCCGACCTTTGCGTATCAGGTCAGCGGCGAGTACGCGATGCTCAAGGCGGCGGCGGCCAATGGCTGGCTGGATGAGCGCAAGTGCGTGCTCGAGGCACTGATGGCCTTCAAGCGCGCCGGTGCCGATGGCGTGCTGACCTATTTCGCGCCGCAAGTGGCGCGCTGGCTGCGCGAAGGCTGA
- the aroE gene encoding shikimate dehydrogenase: MPVSRYAVFGHPVAHSLSPAIHADFGKQTGIALDYTAIDAPPEAFASTLQRFADEGGKGANVTLPLKEAAFALVASLSDRAQLAGAVNTLVRNDGQWQGDNTDGVGLVRDLTDRHGLDLRGRRVLLLGAGGAARGVAPALLDAGITEMVVVNRSPERADALCDALGEPGRVVSRYIEDLRELGDFELIVNATAAGRDRDAGAFSLPLGLVNSLTAAVDLNYGETAIAFLAWARAAHCRYAIDGLGMLVEQAAESFALWHGVRPDTDRVYAALRARDAVLISAD, encoded by the coding sequence ATGCCCGTATCCCGTTATGCCGTGTTCGGTCACCCTGTCGCCCATTCGCTGTCGCCGGCCATCCATGCCGACTTCGGCAAGCAGACCGGCATCGCGCTGGACTACACCGCCATCGATGCGCCGCCGGAGGCGTTCGCCAGCACGCTGCAGCGCTTCGCCGACGAAGGCGGCAAGGGCGCAAACGTCACCTTGCCGTTGAAGGAGGCCGCCTTTGCGCTGGTCGCCAGCCTCAGCGATCGCGCGCAGCTTGCCGGAGCGGTGAACACGCTGGTGCGTAACGACGGCCAATGGCAGGGCGACAACACCGACGGCGTCGGCCTGGTGCGCGACCTCACCGATCGCCATGGCCTGGATCTGCGCGGTCGTCGCGTGTTGCTGCTGGGTGCCGGCGGTGCAGCCCGCGGGGTGGCGCCGGCGCTGCTGGACGCAGGGATCACCGAGATGGTGGTGGTGAATCGCTCGCCCGAGCGTGCCGACGCGTTGTGCGATGCGCTGGGCGAACCCGGCCGGGTGGTCTCGCGCTACATCGAAGACCTGCGCGAACTGGGGGACTTCGAACTGATCGTCAATGCCACCGCCGCCGGGCGCGACCGCGATGCCGGTGCATTTTCGCTGCCGCTGGGCCTGGTCAACAGCCTCACCGCCGCGGTGGATCTCAACTACGGCGAAACCGCCATCGCGTTCCTGGCCTGGGCACGTGCGGCGCACTGCCGTTACGCCATCGACGGCCTGGGCATGTTGGTAGAGCAGGCGGCGGAAAGTTTCGCGTTGTGGCACGGCGTGCGCCCGGACACCGACCGGGTCTATGCCGCGTTGCGCGCGCGCGATGCCGTACTGATCAGCGCGGACTGA
- a CDS encoding PepSY domain-containing protein, which produces MFKTVVFQLHWLLGITAGLVLSVMGVTGALMSFENEIVQLANPAIAQLAVRHAAGERALPVNVLLQRLDLLPRDAGKQQAVTRMLIDPTGARPSNARLAGKGGRRVYFDPYTGERVAPPRLSGAFAFIEDLHRDLTAGKRGQAVTGACTLILVFFCASGLYLRWPRRWWSLRTWWVVEWRRQGRSFLWSLHAVFGTWCLLVYLLVALTGLTWSYEWYRDGMVALLGKEPAMRGDGGDHRPATVDFARVQCTLDGIPGTHHAALDLRVPTRAGQPMSVRFLPDRPDHDRAYDNLEIDAASGALLRRQDYAQLPRGQQWLVSMFPLHTGSFFGLPGRIVVMLASIGMSVFFISGWMLYLDRRRKKRALRAARVVLQSAPPASQAEPWLIAFASQNGFAERLAWQAAGHLQAAGLPVQVRALAQVDAQQLQATRRALLVISTFGDGEPPDAARVFERELLRQRIALPQLAYAVLALGDRQYAQFCGFSRRIEQWLDAQGARALFPAVEMDNADPQALAQWHAQLAQIAGAPVAAVALTRPRLTQWTLSSRTHLNPGSEGAPIWRIDLQPPLQAHWQAGDILEIQPAQADVQVRACLAAWGLSPDALVHVDAQLLPLHQAAAERVLPLTPATPPVPCPDPQAWLDACDWLPTRDYSLASVPADGVATAVVRLTTRSDGSPGLGSGWLICHAPMGAGVRARLRTNPGFHRVDAAPMVLIGNGTGIAGLRALLREAELAGVHGHWLLFGERHAAHDRLLADELQGWQASGHLQQLDWVFSRDQPHKRYVQHHLRDAGDALRHWIDRGAVIYVCGSLDSMAREVDATLRELLGDTRVDTLTAAGRYRRDVY; this is translated from the coding sequence GTGTTCAAGACGGTCGTGTTCCAACTGCACTGGTTGCTCGGCATCACTGCCGGTCTGGTGCTGTCGGTGATGGGCGTGACCGGCGCGCTGATGTCCTTCGAAAACGAAATCGTGCAGCTGGCCAACCCGGCCATCGCGCAGCTGGCGGTGCGGCATGCGGCCGGCGAGCGTGCGTTGCCGGTGAATGTGTTGCTGCAGCGGCTCGACCTGCTGCCGCGCGACGCAGGAAAACAGCAGGCAGTGACACGCATGCTGATCGATCCCACTGGCGCGCGGCCATCCAACGCACGCTTGGCGGGCAAGGGCGGCCGACGCGTGTACTTCGACCCTTACACCGGTGAGCGTGTCGCCCCACCGCGCCTGAGCGGCGCGTTTGCGTTTATCGAAGACCTGCACCGCGATCTGACCGCGGGCAAGCGCGGCCAGGCAGTGACCGGGGCGTGCACCTTGATCCTGGTGTTTTTTTGCGCGTCCGGGCTGTATCTGCGTTGGCCGCGGCGCTGGTGGAGCCTGCGAACCTGGTGGGTGGTGGAATGGCGGCGGCAGGGGCGCAGTTTTCTGTGGAGCCTGCACGCGGTGTTCGGCACCTGGTGTCTGCTGGTCTATCTGCTGGTCGCGCTGACCGGACTGACCTGGTCGTACGAATGGTACCGCGACGGCATGGTGGCCTTGCTCGGCAAGGAACCCGCCATGCGCGGCGACGGCGGCGATCATCGGCCGGCGACGGTGGATTTCGCGCGTGTGCAGTGCACCCTGGACGGCATCCCGGGCACCCATCACGCCGCGTTGGATCTACGCGTCCCCACCCGTGCCGGGCAGCCGATGAGCGTGCGGTTCTTGCCGGACCGGCCCGACCACGACCGCGCCTACGACAATCTGGAAATCGATGCCGCCAGCGGCGCGCTGCTGCGTCGCCAGGATTACGCGCAGCTGCCGCGCGGCCAGCAGTGGCTGGTGAGCATGTTCCCGCTGCATACGGGCAGTTTTTTCGGTTTGCCGGGGCGCATCGTGGTGATGCTGGCGAGCATCGGCATGTCGGTGTTCTTCATCAGCGGCTGGATGCTGTACCTGGATCGCCGCCGCAAGAAGCGCGCGTTGCGCGCCGCACGCGTGGTGCTGCAGAGCGCACCGCCGGCCTCGCAGGCCGAGCCTTGGTTGATCGCCTTCGCCAGCCAGAACGGCTTTGCCGAGCGGTTGGCCTGGCAGGCGGCCGGGCATCTACAGGCGGCCGGCCTGCCGGTGCAGGTGCGCGCGCTGGCGCAGGTGGATGCGCAGCAGCTGCAGGCCACCCGGCGCGCCTTGCTGGTGATCAGCACGTTCGGCGATGGCGAGCCGCCGGATGCCGCGCGCGTGTTCGAGCGCGAACTGCTGCGCCAACGCATCGCCTTGCCGCAGCTGGCTTATGCAGTGCTGGCGTTGGGCGACCGCCAGTACGCGCAGTTTTGCGGGTTTTCGCGGCGCATCGAGCAGTGGCTGGACGCGCAGGGCGCACGCGCGTTGTTTCCTGCCGTGGAAATGGACAACGCCGATCCGCAGGCGCTGGCGCAATGGCATGCGCAGCTGGCGCAGATTGCCGGTGCGCCGGTGGCCGCTGTCGCGCTGACGCGGCCGCGCCTGACGCAGTGGACGCTGTCTTCGCGCACGCATCTCAACCCCGGCAGCGAGGGTGCGCCGATCTGGCGCATCGACCTGCAGCCACCGCTCCAGGCGCACTGGCAGGCGGGCGATATCCTTGAAATACAGCCCGCGCAAGCCGACGTGCAGGTGCGCGCATGTCTGGCAGCGTGGGGCCTGTCGCCCGATGCGTTGGTGCATGTCGATGCCCAGTTGCTGCCGCTGCATCAGGCCGCCGCCGAGCGCGTGCTGCCGCTGACGCCGGCCACGCCGCCGGTGCCGTGCCCCGATCCACAGGCCTGGCTGGATGCCTGCGACTGGTTGCCCACGCGCGACTATTCGCTGGCCAGCGTGCCGGCCGATGGCGTGGCCACGGCGGTGGTGCGCCTGACCACCCGTAGCGATGGTAGTCCGGGGCTGGGCTCGGGCTGGTTGATCTGCCATGCGCCGATGGGGGCAGGGGTGCGCGCGCGGTTGCGCACCAATCCCGGCTTCCACCGCGTCGATGCGGCGCCAATGGTGTTGATCGGCAACGGCACCGGCATTGCCGGTTTGCGCGCCTTGTTGCGCGAGGCCGAGCTGGCCGGCGTGCACGGGCATTGGCTGCTGTTCGGCGAACGTCATGCCGCACACGACCGGCTGTTGGCCGATGAACTACAGGGCTGGCAGGCGAGCGGTCACCTGCAGCAACTGGATTGGGTGTTCTCGCGCGATCAGCCGCACAAGCGCTACGTGCAACATCACCTCCGCGATGCCGGCGACGCGCTAAGGCACTGGATCGATCGCGGCGCAGTGATTTACGTCTGCGGCAGCCTGGACAGCATGGCGCGCGAAGTCGACGCCACGCTGCGCGAGCTGTTGGGCGACACCCGCGTGGACACGCTGACCGCGGCGGGTCGCTATCGGCGCGATGTGTATTGA
- a CDS encoding TolB family protein has protein sequence MQLRWTPLALAASLLFVPSASGLAEFGIEGMGVVSTPANEAHATLSPDGQRIVWASDRAGGAGGWDLWQAHLQGGRWQDAQPLSLNTAQDEITPLFSADGRWLLFASSRSGGAGGSDLYRVPVDAQGGLGAVQSLGIAINSRGNERAPSLSLDGTRLLFASDGHGGAGGLDVFVAHWDGRAFAAPAPLRDINTADDELDAAWLGDGRGLLWARGAIDGPSQLLLTACSNGHYAQGQPVPLSFNGPQERTFGAVVDAAKPGELLVTGRARAPRAGQLDIYRMKAPAAEGDASCR, from the coding sequence ATGCAACTTCGATGGACGCCGCTCGCGCTGGCGGCGAGTTTACTCTTCGTCCCGTCTGCTTCGGGGCTTGCCGAGTTCGGCATCGAGGGCATGGGCGTGGTCTCCACGCCGGCCAACGAGGCGCACGCCACGCTCAGCCCGGATGGGCAACGTATCGTCTGGGCCAGCGACCGCGCCGGTGGCGCCGGGGGCTGGGACCTGTGGCAGGCGCATCTGCAAGGCGGGCGCTGGCAAGACGCGCAGCCGCTGTCGCTCAACACCGCCCAGGACGAGATCACGCCGCTGTTCAGTGCCGATGGACGTTGGCTGCTGTTCGCCTCGTCGCGGTCCGGCGGCGCCGGTGGCAGCGATCTGTACCGCGTGCCGGTGGATGCGCAAGGTGGCCTGGGCGCGGTGCAATCGCTGGGCATCGCGATCAACAGCCGCGGCAACGAGCGCGCACCCAGCCTGTCGCTGGACGGCACGCGCCTGCTATTCGCCAGCGATGGCCATGGCGGCGCCGGTGGCCTGGATGTGTTCGTGGCGCACTGGGACGGGCGCGCGTTCGCCGCACCTGCGCCGCTGCGCGATATCAATACCGCCGACGACGAACTGGATGCGGCCTGGCTCGGCGACGGGCGTGGCCTGCTGTGGGCGCGCGGTGCAATCGATGGCCCCAGCCAATTGCTGCTGACCGCATGCAGCAACGGGCACTACGCCCAGGGCCAACCGGTGCCGCTATCGTTCAACGGGCCGCAGGAGCGCACCTTCGGCGCGGTGGTGGATGCGGCAAAGCCAGGCGAATTGCTGGTGACCGGCAGGGCCCGCGCACCCCGTGCAGGGCAGCTGGATATCTATCGGATGAAGGCACCTGCAGCAGAGGGCGACGCGAGCTGCCGTTGA
- a CDS encoding glutathione binding-like protein, translating into MIDLYYWPTPNGHKVTLFLEEAGLDYTLKPVNIGKGEQFEPAFLQISPNNKMPAIVDHTPADGGAPQAVFESGAILLYLAEKTGRFLPRDARGRIAALEWLFWQMGGLGPMTGQMGHFNVYAPEKILYAIDRYNAEVRRLHGVLDKRLADHAFLAGDDYGIADMASYPWLEVYGDLKPDFAAFPNLQRWHAAIAARPATQRAYALKEKVNPDAGKPLSDEERKHLFGKR; encoded by the coding sequence ATGATCGACCTGTACTACTGGCCCACCCCGAACGGCCACAAAGTCACCTTATTCCTGGAAGAGGCCGGTCTGGACTACACCCTCAAGCCGGTCAACATCGGCAAGGGCGAGCAGTTCGAGCCAGCGTTCCTGCAGATTTCGCCCAACAACAAGATGCCGGCCATCGTCGACCACACGCCTGCCGATGGCGGTGCGCCGCAGGCTGTGTTCGAGTCCGGCGCCATCCTGCTCTACCTGGCCGAGAAGACTGGCCGCTTTCTACCGCGCGATGCCCGCGGCCGCATCGCTGCACTGGAATGGTTGTTCTGGCAGATGGGCGGGCTGGGACCGATGACCGGCCAGATGGGCCACTTCAACGTCTACGCGCCCGAAAAGATTCTCTACGCAATCGACCGCTACAACGCCGAGGTACGCCGCCTGCATGGCGTACTCGACAAGCGCCTGGCCGACCACGCATTTCTTGCCGGCGACGATTACGGCATCGCCGACATGGCCAGCTATCCCTGGCTGGAAGTCTATGGCGACCTCAAGCCCGACTTCGCAGCATTTCCCAATCTGCAACGCTGGCACGCCGCCATCGCCGCTCGCCCGGCCACCCAACGCGCGTATGCACTCAAGGAGAAGGTCAACCCCGACGCAGGCAAGCCGCTCAGCGACGAAGAGCGCAAGCACCTGTTCGGCAAGCGCTGA